One Thermincola ferriacetica DNA segment encodes these proteins:
- a CDS encoding UDP-N-acetylmuramoyl-tripeptide--D-alanyl-D-alanine ligase, which produces MYKMTLGEIAGAIKARMVKGNADRVYTQVCTDSRQIVPGSLFVALKGERFDAHEFLEQALQLGAHGVIVSRMQQDLPDGDILLVDNTLTALQQLARYNRKKFSGPVVAVTGSNGKTTTKDMISALLETKYRVLKTLGNFNNEIGLPLTLLGLDESHGAVVVEMGMRGLGEIDFLARIACPTAGVITNIGETHLERLGTVENIARAKTELLPHIPVGGYAVLNGDDPWQRKYAHLTRAKVIFYGMDHSNHVYADNIKCNMGAGASFTVIRDKIAKVFHLPVPGRHNIYNALAAITVGLQEGLSWEMCMEGLHNVVLSGMRLQIIDCNGLKIINDTYNANPASSKAAVRILAEMPCAGKKVAVLGDMYELGQRTVQGHREVGETVQNLKIDILVTVGELALHIAEAAKAAGMDRKNIYVSRNNNEALEILNNILKAGDLVLVKGSRGMKMEKIVEGITCA; this is translated from the coding sequence ATGTATAAAATGACACTCGGAGAAATTGCCGGCGCTATCAAGGCACGCATGGTAAAAGGAAATGCGGACCGCGTTTATACACAGGTTTGTACCGATTCGCGGCAGATAGTTCCGGGCAGCCTTTTTGTGGCGTTAAAAGGAGAGCGTTTTGATGCCCATGAGTTTCTAGAGCAGGCTTTGCAGCTTGGGGCGCATGGGGTAATTGTGAGCCGGATGCAGCAAGACCTTCCCGACGGTGATATCCTTTTGGTCGATAATACTCTGACAGCTTTGCAACAACTTGCCCGGTATAACAGAAAGAAGTTTTCCGGGCCGGTTGTAGCCGTAACAGGCAGCAACGGTAAAACGACCACCAAGGATATGATTTCTGCTTTGTTGGAGACAAAATACCGGGTTCTGAAAACATTGGGTAATTTTAACAACGAAATTGGGCTTCCCCTGACCCTTTTGGGTTTGGACGAGTCTCATGGCGCCGTGGTTGTGGAAATGGGCATGCGTGGGCTCGGGGAAATAGATTTCCTGGCCCGGATTGCCTGTCCTACCGCCGGAGTAATAACAAATATCGGCGAAACCCACCTGGAGCGATTGGGAACAGTGGAAAATATTGCCCGGGCGAAAACTGAGCTGCTGCCGCATATTCCTGTCGGCGGGTATGCAGTTTTGAACGGTGACGACCCCTGGCAGCGAAAGTATGCGCACCTGACGAGGGCAAAAGTAATATTCTATGGTATGGATCATTCCAATCACGTCTATGCCGACAACATAAAATGTAACATGGGCGCCGGTGCGAGTTTCACCGTAATACGCGACAAGATTGCAAAGGTTTTCCACCTGCCGGTACCTGGCAGGCACAACATATATAATGCCCTGGCGGCCATTACAGTCGGTTTGCAGGAAGGGCTTTCGTGGGAAATGTGCATGGAAGGTTTGCATAATGTTGTGCTTAGCGGTATGAGGCTGCAGATTATTGACTGCAATGGCTTGAAAATAATCAATGATACATATAATGCCAATCCTGCATCAAGTAAAGCTGCTGTCCGCATACTTGCCGAGATGCCCTGTGCAGGGAAAAAAGTTGCCGTTTTAGGGGATATGTATGAATTGGGACAACGGACAGTACAGGGACACCGCGAAGTAGGAGAAACTGTGCAAAATTTAAAAATTGATATCCTGGTAACTGTTGGGGAATTAGCACTGCACATTGCAGAAGCGGCTAAAGCGGCGGGTATGGATAGGAAAAATATTTATGTGAGTAGAAATAACAATGAGGCATTGGAGATTCTTAATAATATATTGAAAGCCGGCGACCTGGTATTGGTAAAAGGTTCGCGGGGAATGAAAATGGAAAAAATTGTGGAAGGAATTACCTGCGCCTAA
- a CDS encoding UDP-N-acetylmuramoyl-L-alanyl-D-glutamate--2,6-diaminopimelate ligase, with protein MRRLTDLLKNIYGARVQGDLTVQIEGLAYDSRKVQPGFAFICIEGYKTDGHLFAQNAVENGATVIIAKKPITVPSSVTVVTVEDTREALAYMGAAFYDYPGDKLNIIGVTGTNGKTTTTHLIENILVKAGKKVGLIGTIKNKIIDRVLPVTNTTPESLDLQALLAEMVDAGVDYAVMEVSSHALELNRVAGCEYDQAIFTNITQDHLDFHETMDNYLAAKQKLFINLGKNSRKSRNKYGIINIDDSKGQSFLEVTHGQVITYGIQSAADVRAEKIDLRSDGVIFTAVTPRGSVDLKLNLTGLFNVYNSLAAVASGLGENIALPVIKEALEEVKGVPGRMEKVEAGQPFAVLVDYAHTPDGLENVLSAAREFTKGRLITVFGCGGDRDRTKRPIMGEVSAKLSDFTVLTSDNPRSESPAEILRDIEEGVKPIIGPENYTVIEDRKEAIRHALNMAKTGDVVVIAGKGHETYQIIGTKVLPFDDREVAIEILKEKFS; from the coding sequence ATGCGACGATTAACGGACCTGCTGAAGAATATTTACGGCGCCCGGGTGCAGGGAGATTTGACGGTGCAAATTGAGGGGCTGGCTTATGATTCGCGGAAAGTGCAGCCTGGCTTTGCCTTTATATGCATAGAAGGGTACAAGACCGACGGCCATTTGTTTGCCCAAAATGCGGTGGAAAACGGGGCGACCGTTATAATTGCGAAAAAACCTATTACCGTACCGTCTTCTGTTACAGTGGTAACGGTGGAGGATACGCGGGAAGCACTGGCCTATATGGGGGCGGCTTTCTACGATTATCCTGGCGATAAGCTGAATATTATCGGCGTAACCGGTACCAATGGGAAAACCACCACTACTCATCTCATAGAAAACATACTCGTCAAGGCCGGTAAGAAAGTAGGATTAATCGGGACTATTAAAAATAAAATCATTGACCGGGTGCTTCCGGTAACCAATACTACGCCGGAATCTCTGGATTTGCAGGCTTTGTTGGCAGAAATGGTTGATGCGGGAGTAGATTACGCTGTGATGGAAGTGTCATCCCACGCCCTGGAATTGAACAGGGTAGCGGGCTGCGAATATGACCAGGCCATCTTTACCAACATCACCCAGGACCACCTGGACTTTCACGAGACTATGGATAACTACCTGGCGGCCAAACAAAAATTATTCATTAATTTAGGAAAAAATTCTAGGAAGAGCAGAAATAAGTATGGCATAATTAATATTGACGATTCCAAAGGGCAGAGCTTTCTGGAAGTTACACATGGTCAGGTGATTACATACGGAATACAGTCAGCCGCTGATGTGCGGGCAGAGAAAATTGACTTGCGGTCCGATGGGGTCATCTTCACCGCTGTTACTCCCAGGGGTTCCGTTGATTTGAAGCTAAACTTGACAGGCCTGTTCAATGTTTACAACTCATTGGCGGCGGTAGCTTCCGGTCTGGGCGAAAATATTGCTTTGCCGGTAATCAAGGAAGCTCTGGAGGAGGTAAAAGGTGTACCGGGTCGGATGGAAAAAGTGGAAGCAGGCCAGCCTTTCGCTGTGCTGGTTGATTATGCTCATACACCGGATGGTTTGGAAAATGTACTTAGTGCAGCCAGGGAGTTTACGAAAGGCAGACTGATCACGGTTTTTGGGTGCGGGGGAGACCGGGACCGGACAAAACGTCCTATCATGGGTGAAGTTTCGGCGAAACTCAGTGATTTTACCGTACTAACTTCTGATAACCCCCGCAGCGAAAGCCCGGCAGAAATCCTGAGAGATATTGAGGAAGGCGTCAAACCTATTATCGGGCCAGAAAATTATACCGTTATCGAGGATAGGAAAGAGGCTATTAGGCATGCCCTGAACATGGCTAAAACGGGTGACGTGGTGGTTATAGCCGGTAAGGGACATGAAACGTACCAGATTATCGGGACAAAGGTGCTACCATTTGACGACCGTGAGGTCGCTATAGAAATATTAAAAGAAAAGTTTTCCTGA
- the murD gene encoding UDP-N-acetylmuramoyl-L-alanine--D-glutamate ligase — protein sequence MEALNLKNKRVLVVGIGKSGLAVAGFLAGKGASVTITDKKARQDLGQAVNSLPKKVTVAAGAYPEVTPDSFDMVVTSPGVPLTEQPLRQALERKVPLLSELELAYRFARSPVVAITGTNGKTTTTTLTGEIFKAAGRRVLVGGNIGLPLVAEVEKYAREDIIVAEVSSFQLECIHRFKPKVSIILNFTPDHLDRHGTFENYILAKARIFENQGPEDFAVLNFDDPKVAAWAEQVKAQVIFFSRRHKLEKGVYVRQDRIIIDLGQGSKDVCSVKDIFIRGNHNLENALAATAAAAALGVEPEVIAEVLRTFRGVPHRMEHVAEIDGVVYINDSKGTNPDAAMKALDSYDQPLVLIAGGRNKGSDFTAFAAKVREKVRALVVLGECADEIIESMNKVGFSNIYRAHTLEEAVRKAAEVANPGEIVLLSPACASWDMFKDFEQRGEKFKEVVLSLRR from the coding sequence ATGGAAGCTTTAAACTTAAAAAATAAGAGAGTACTGGTGGTAGGGATTGGCAAAAGCGGATTGGCGGTGGCTGGCTTTTTGGCGGGCAAGGGAGCTTCTGTAACCATCACTGACAAAAAAGCGAGGCAGGACCTGGGGCAGGCTGTAAACAGCCTGCCAAAGAAAGTGACTGTTGCAGCGGGGGCGTACCCCGAGGTGACGCCTGATAGCTTTGACATGGTTGTCACCAGCCCAGGAGTTCCTTTAACGGAACAACCCCTGCGGCAGGCGTTGGAACGCAAAGTACCTTTGCTTAGTGAACTGGAATTGGCATACCGGTTTGCCCGGTCGCCGGTCGTGGCCATTACCGGCACCAACGGAAAGACCACCACCACGACTCTGACCGGGGAAATCTTTAAGGCCGCGGGCCGGCGGGTATTGGTCGGGGGCAATATTGGGCTGCCGCTGGTGGCGGAGGTTGAAAAATATGCACGGGAAGACATTATTGTTGCCGAAGTAAGCAGTTTTCAACTGGAATGCATCCACCGGTTTAAACCGAAGGTGTCCATCATTCTGAATTTTACGCCTGACCATTTGGATAGGCATGGCACCTTTGAAAATTATATTTTGGCCAAAGCGCGAATTTTTGAAAACCAGGGCCCCGAAGATTTTGCGGTACTGAATTTTGATGACCCGAAGGTGGCTGCTTGGGCAGAACAGGTTAAAGCCCAGGTTATATTTTTCAGCCGCCGGCATAAGTTAGAAAAAGGGGTCTATGTCCGGCAGGACAGAATTATTATTGACCTGGGCCAGGGCTCCAAAGATGTTTGTTCGGTTAAAGATATTTTTATTCGGGGCAACCATAACCTGGAAAATGCGTTGGCGGCCACGGCGGCGGCAGCAGCCCTGGGCGTGGAACCGGAGGTTATAGCGGAAGTCTTGCGTACCTTCAGGGGTGTCCCGCACCGGATGGAACATGTTGCTGAAATCGACGGAGTGGTGTATATTAATGATTCGAAAGGCACAAATCCGGATGCAGCCATGAAGGCCCTGGATTCTTATGATCAACCCCTGGTGTTAATTGCGGGAGGCCGCAATAAAGGCAGTGACTTCACTGCTTTTGCGGCCAAAGTCAGGGAAAAGGTCAGGGCGCTGGTGGTTTTGGGCGAGTGTGCCGACGAGATTATAGAGAGCATGAATAAAGTCGGTTTCAGTAATATCTACCGTGCTCATACTTTGGAAGAAGCGGTGAGAAAAGCTGCTGAAGTTGCCAATCCCGGAGAGATAGTTCTGCTGTCACCGGCCTGCGCAAGCTGGGACATGTTCAAAGATTTCGAACAACGCGGGGAAAAATTCAAGGAGGTTGTCCTGAGTTTAAGGAGGTAG
- a CDS encoding stage V sporulation protein D, with translation MTTNVLMRKRITQLFLIMGAFLLFLIGRLAWIQFVNGDKLSTEALENRMDDIKVPAKRGTIYDRNGKELVISISSDTVYAIPPEIKKPAETAKKLAEILGLKYEEIYKKITKRSNFVYIQRKVDPEISKKIKKLELPGIDIVEESQRSYPNGNLASHVLGFVGIDNYGLNGIEVTMEKELAGVPGRILVEKDSLGREIPQALHQYKPPQPGNSLVLTIDETIQYFVERELDNIVETYNPKSATIIVMEPKTGGILAMGNRPDFDPNKYGEYPQTSWRNPAIWLNYEPGSTFKVITAAAALEEGVVKPESRFYDPGYAVVSGERIKCWRYPRAHGSQSFEEVAQNSCNPGFIQVGLDLGRERFYKYIKAFGFGQKTGIPLVGEAKGIVIPEKQVKNINLATISIGQSISVTPIQLITAISAVANDGVLMKPQLVKEIRDSQGHLVRKIEPEPVRQVISRSTARQLAGILEKVVSQGTGKNAYMEEYPAAGKTGTAQKAGKGGYSSGKYIASFAGFAPVENPQVAILVVIDEPQGGTYYGGQIAAPVFKNVARDVLRYLNVRPRVSKTELEEKEKRKEVIVPDLINMPLTEAQDILRKAGLASNLEGSGQWVLNQQPKGGAKVLEKTPVILYVGPEAKSVPEGTEVTVPDLTGLTMREAGKLLGALGLKMNPEGSGVAASQKIEPGTKVKAGTTVKVIFLPPAPEPFP, from the coding sequence GTGACCACCAATGTTTTAATGAGAAAGCGTATAACCCAGCTATTCTTGATCATGGGAGCATTCCTGCTATTTTTGATTGGTCGGTTAGCATGGATTCAGTTTGTTAACGGGGATAAACTTAGCACCGAGGCCCTGGAAAACAGGATGGACGATATTAAAGTACCTGCGAAAAGAGGGACCATTTACGACCGGAACGGAAAGGAACTGGTGATCAGCATCAGTTCGGATACAGTTTACGCCATTCCGCCGGAAATAAAAAAACCTGCAGAAACCGCGAAAAAGCTGGCCGAGATTCTCGGCCTTAAATATGAGGAGATATATAAGAAAATAACGAAAAGAAGCAACTTTGTATATATCCAGAGAAAAGTTGATCCGGAAATTAGCAAAAAAATCAAAAAGCTGGAACTGCCAGGGATAGATATTGTGGAAGAAAGTCAGCGGTCCTATCCGAACGGCAACCTTGCCTCTCATGTATTGGGGTTTGTGGGTATTGATAACTATGGTCTGAACGGTATTGAGGTTACAATGGAAAAAGAACTGGCCGGTGTTCCGGGGAGAATCTTGGTCGAAAAGGATTCCCTGGGCCGGGAAATACCGCAGGCCCTGCATCAGTACAAACCGCCACAGCCCGGAAACAGCCTGGTGCTGACCATAGATGAAACTATTCAATATTTCGTAGAGCGTGAATTGGATAATATCGTAGAAACCTATAACCCGAAAAGCGCCACCATTATAGTAATGGAACCCAAAACGGGCGGCATTCTGGCTATGGGCAACCGGCCGGATTTTGACCCGAATAAATATGGCGAATATCCGCAAACCAGTTGGAGAAATCCGGCCATTTGGCTGAACTATGAACCGGGTTCCACTTTTAAAGTTATTACAGCCGCCGCTGCTCTGGAAGAGGGGGTTGTGAAACCGGAAAGCAGGTTCTATGACCCCGGCTATGCCGTAGTATCCGGTGAAAGGATAAAGTGTTGGCGGTATCCCAGAGCTCATGGTTCCCAGTCCTTTGAAGAAGTGGCCCAAAACTCCTGTAACCCTGGATTCATTCAGGTTGGGCTTGATCTGGGGAGGGAACGCTTCTACAAGTATATAAAGGCTTTTGGTTTTGGGCAAAAGACCGGCATACCATTGGTCGGAGAAGCCAAAGGAATTGTTATCCCGGAAAAACAGGTCAAGAACATTAACCTTGCCACCATATCTATCGGGCAATCTATTTCGGTGACGCCGATTCAACTGATTACCGCTATATCGGCAGTTGCTAACGACGGGGTACTCATGAAGCCCCAACTGGTCAAAGAAATCCGGGACAGTCAAGGGCATTTGGTCCGGAAAATTGAACCTGAACCAGTGCGCCAGGTGATTTCCAGGTCAACGGCTCGCCAGTTGGCTGGGATTCTGGAGAAGGTTGTAAGTCAGGGTACCGGAAAAAATGCTTATATGGAAGAATACCCTGCCGCCGGCAAGACCGGTACTGCCCAAAAAGCCGGTAAAGGCGGATATTCCTCCGGCAAATACATTGCATCCTTTGCAGGGTTTGCCCCTGTTGAAAACCCACAGGTGGCAATACTTGTGGTTATTGATGAACCACAGGGAGGAACCTATTACGGCGGTCAGATTGCTGCACCCGTATTTAAAAACGTGGCCCGCGACGTACTTCGTTACCTGAACGTCAGGCCGCGGGTCAGCAAAACTGAACTGGAAGAAAAAGAAAAACGTAAAGAAGTTATAGTACCTGATTTAATTAACATGCCTTTGACTGAAGCCCAGGATATTCTGAGAAAGGCAGGTTTGGCAAGCAATTTAGAAGGTTCCGGCCAATGGGTTTTGAACCAGCAGCCTAAAGGCGGCGCCAAAGTGCTGGAAAAAACCCCGGTGATACTTTATGTTGGCCCGGAAGCCAAGAGTGTTCCAGAGGGTACGGAGGTGACAGTACCCGACTTAACGGGTTTAACCATGAGAGAAGCCGGTAAGCTGTTAGGGGCCTTGGGGCTAAAAATGAACCCGGAGGGGTCAGGGGTAGCCGCCAGCCAGAAAATAGAGCCCGGAACCAAGGTGAAAGCCGGGACGACAGTCAAAGTGATTTTCCTCCCACCGGCGCCCGAGCCTTTTCCGTAA
- the mraY gene encoding phospho-N-acetylmuramoyl-pentapeptide-transferase: MEKVVSGLGVSLLISIMLGPILIPVLHKLKFGQYIRAEGPQKHLKKAGTPTMGGIMFLTAIGAASLLIADKTGDVLLVLAGLTLFGLLGFIDDYIKVVMRRNLGLRARHKLVGQFFSAALMLTVAVFVLNRGTDLIIPFGGQLRVNLGVPLYLLLGSLVIVATTNAVNLTDGLDGLAAGVTAVAAVAYIIVALMMGKTGVAVVAAAVAGGCIGFLRYNAHPAKVFMGDTGSLALGGALAGLAVVTKTELFLPIIGIVYVLDTLSVIIQVISFKTTGKRVFLMSPLHHHYELKGWSEWKIVIFFWLLAVAGAVLGILGMYESG; the protein is encoded by the coding sequence GTGGAAAAAGTAGTATCAGGACTAGGGGTCTCACTACTAATTTCTATAATGTTGGGGCCAATACTGATTCCTGTTTTACACAAATTAAAATTCGGGCAATATATTCGGGCCGAAGGCCCGCAAAAGCACCTGAAAAAAGCCGGCACTCCCACCATGGGGGGAATAATGTTTCTTACGGCCATCGGAGCTGCCTCTCTGCTCATTGCGGATAAGACGGGCGATGTTTTATTAGTCTTGGCAGGCTTAACCCTTTTCGGCTTATTAGGGTTTATCGACGACTATATTAAGGTGGTTATGAGAAGAAACCTGGGGCTTAGGGCCCGGCATAAACTGGTCGGCCAATTTTTTTCGGCAGCTTTGATGCTCACTGTAGCAGTATTTGTGTTAAACCGGGGAACGGACCTGATTATTCCTTTCGGTGGCCAGCTCCGGGTGAATTTGGGGGTGCCCCTTTATCTGCTGCTGGGTTCCTTGGTCATAGTTGCCACAACTAATGCTGTAAACCTTACCGATGGGCTGGATGGATTGGCAGCCGGAGTTACGGCTGTGGCGGCGGTTGCGTATATAATAGTCGCTCTAATGATGGGTAAAACAGGGGTTGCTGTTGTAGCAGCGGCTGTTGCCGGTGGCTGTATCGGGTTTTTAAGGTATAACGCTCATCCGGCCAAAGTGTTTATGGGAGATACAGGTTCCCTTGCTTTGGGAGGAGCGCTGGCGGGACTGGCTGTGGTCACTAAAACAGAACTTTTTTTACCGATTATTGGTATTGTTTACGTGCTGGATACTTTGTCCGTAATCATTCAGGTTATTTCTTTTAAAACTACCGGGAAAAGAGTTTTTCTGATGAGTCCTTTACATCATCATTACGAATTGAAGGGCTGGTCGGAATGGAAAATAGTTATTTTTTTCTGGCTGCTGGCTGTGGCAGGGGCTGTTTTGGGAATACTAGGAATGTATGAGTCAGGTTAG
- a CDS encoding septum formation initiator family protein codes for MILARESHDYYRYQEQTAVRPRRTRKVRRMRNKSRLVYTGIMMIAFTVFLLLATKYAQIAATGYKIVEMKKQIKAMELQNQALEMKIAQLQSLERIEAVATEKLGMVKPDTSAGVQFVAVESKDSVGKEQVPAQKIQKEEQLKPQKEKHRPMALIDVLSRLLANWTGRVAQAEATTASN; via the coding sequence TTGATATTGGCAAGAGAAAGTCATGATTATTACCGCTACCAGGAACAAACGGCTGTTCGCCCGCGGCGCACCCGCAAAGTTCGCCGGATGCGGAACAAGTCCAGGTTGGTTTATACTGGCATCATGATGATAGCCTTCACTGTATTTTTGCTGCTTGCCACCAAGTACGCCCAAATTGCTGCTACAGGGTACAAAATTGTGGAAATGAAAAAACAGATAAAGGCAATGGAGCTACAGAACCAGGCATTAGAAATGAAAATAGCCCAATTGCAGTCCTTAGAGAGAATTGAAGCAGTAGCTACGGAAAAACTTGGTATGGTTAAACCGGATACATCTGCAGGAGTCCAATTTGTAGCTGTCGAATCAAAAGATTCAGTTGGTAAAGAACAGGTACCGGCGCAAAAAATTCAAAAAGAAGAGCAACTCAAACCACAAAAAGAAAAACACAGACCGATGGCTCTTATAGACGTATTGAGTAGGCTGCTGGCCAACTGGACGGGGAGGGTAGCGCAGGCCGAGGCAACTACGGCATCCAATTAG
- the rsmH gene encoding 16S rRNA (cytosine(1402)-N(4))-methyltransferase RsmH, with amino-acid sequence MDFHHVPVMLDESISHLNIKPDGVYVDCTLGGAGHSAEILKKIQPNGFLVGIDQDINAIAAAEKRLKNIGFNYRLVHSNFNRIRDILEELGIYRVDGVLFDLGVSSYQLDQIQRGFSYKVDAPLDMRMNPLEPVTARILVNGLTEDELAKIISEYGEERWARRIAKFIVEARAREEISTTGQLVEIIKNAVPAGARKEGPHPAKRTFQALRIAVNDELSKFKSALRDAIEVLAPGGRICVISFHSLEDRITKEMFRDLAKECVCPPEFPVCTCGTVPMLKIITNKPIEPSTAEIERNPRARSAKLRVAERLVLKNGEAE; translated from the coding sequence ATGGATTTTCATCACGTGCCGGTTATGTTGGATGAGAGTATCAGCCACCTGAATATAAAGCCCGATGGCGTATATGTTGATTGCACGTTAGGAGGAGCAGGACATTCGGCAGAAATTTTGAAAAAAATTCAACCAAACGGATTTCTTGTAGGCATAGACCAGGATATCAATGCTATAGCAGCGGCTGAAAAGCGGTTAAAAAATATAGGGTTCAACTACCGTTTGGTGCACAGTAATTTTAACCGCATCAGAGATATTCTGGAAGAACTGGGAATATACCGGGTGGACGGGGTGCTTTTTGACCTGGGAGTTTCTTCTTACCAGCTTGACCAGATTCAACGCGGATTCAGTTATAAAGTAGACGCTCCGCTGGATATGCGTATGAACCCCCTGGAACCGGTTACAGCCCGTATTTTGGTGAACGGCCTCACGGAAGACGAGTTGGCCAAAATTATTTCGGAGTATGGCGAAGAACGTTGGGCCAGAAGGATTGCCAAATTCATTGTGGAAGCCCGGGCCAGGGAAGAAATATCGACGACCGGGCAGTTGGTGGAAATTATTAAAAACGCTGTTCCGGCGGGGGCCCGGAAAGAAGGCCCGCACCCTGCTAAGAGGACGTTTCAGGCGTTAAGAATAGCCGTTAACGATGAATTAAGTAAATTTAAATCCGCTTTGCGGGATGCAATAGAGGTGTTGGCGCCCGGAGGGAGAATCTGTGTCATTTCTTTCCATTCCCTGGAAGATAGGATAACCAAAGAAATGTTCAGGGATTTGGCCAAAGAATGCGTTTGCCCTCCGGAATTTCCTGTTTGTACCTGCGGGACCGTTCCTATGCTCAAAATTATTACCAATAAACCCATTGAACCTTCGACGGCAGAGATTGAAAGAAACCCCAGGGCGCGCAGTGCAAAGCTCAGGGTGGCAGAACGCTTGGTTCTAAAAAACGGGGAGGCTGAATAA